The genomic segment CTATGAAAATCAATTCCCTGAAGCAGTCACCAAACATATAAAACAAAGATTAGTAGAAGAAAAACATAAGTTTTCCTACCAAGAAGAAATCATTGCCAAATCCATTCTTGCCAAACAGATCGTTAGCAAAGTGTTTGGGAAATCTAAAAATGATATCTCAGGCTTAGAACGAAAATTGGACGAGTATTTGCTACATCCGATCTTTGGCTTTCTCTTCTTCTTTGGTATCATGGCTTTTTTATTTCAGGCTCTTTTTTCCTGGGCTGAGTATCCTATGAATTTTTTAGATTCGGGAATCTCCACACTACAAACCCTATTAAAAGAAAATTGGGGAACTGGACTCTTTGTATCTTTGCTTTCCGATGGCATATTGAGTGGAGTCGGTGCAGTTGTTGTATTTGTCCCCCAAATTGCATTGTTATTTTTATTTATTGGAATTCTGGAAGAATCTGGATATTTAGCACGCGCTAGTCTATTAATGGATAGATTGATGGGAAAGTTTGGACTTTCTGGGAAGTCTTTCATTCCTTTGCTCTCTTCTGCAGCTTGTGCAGTTCCTGCAATTATGGGAACAAGAACCATCGAAAATAAATCAGAGCGTATAACCACAATTCTGATTTCTCCTTTGGTGATGTGTTCAGCGCGATATCCAGTGTATATCTTGATTGTGGGGACTGTTTTTTCATCCACGAAAGCTTTGGGTTTTTTTAGTCTACAAGGTCTTGTATTGTTTGGGATGTTTTTGCTTGGTTTATTAACCTCTCTTTCGGTGGGTTTAATTTTCAAAAAGACTGTCTTTAGGCATACATCCTCCTATTTTGCATTAGAGTTGCCAAGGTATATGGTTCCTTCTGCAAAAAGCCTCTTTCACCAAGTATACCAAAAAGTCCTCGCCTTTCTCAAGTCAGCTGGTCAAATTATTCTCTATATCTCCGTTGTCTTATGGTATCTATCTGTTTTCCCAGTCCAAAGAGATAAGGACACATGGATCCAAAGTAGTATTGAAGACTCTTATATCGGAAACATGGGAAAGACTATCGAACCTGCACTCTCACATTTAGGCTTTGATTGGAAAATTGGGATTTCCATGATCACCTCATTTGCTGCACGTGAAGTCATGGTGTCTACTCTCGCCGTTCTCTACGGAACAGAAAATGACGAAGAAAACATAAGCTTAAAAGAAAAACTTAAAGATGAGAAAAGACCCAATGGCAGTCCCGTATGGACACCATTGACGGGAATCTCCCTTTTACTCTACTTTGCGTTTGCAAGCCAATGTATGTCAACACTTGCCGTCGTGCGAAAGGAAACTGGGGGATTTTTTTGGCCAAGCATTCAGTTTCTCTACATGATGACACTCGCATTGGTTTCGTCTTTTTCGATTTATCAGCTCGGACGGCTTATGGGTTTTTCTTAAATCGTCGATACTCTGAATGGAGAGACGAATGAATTTTCCCATCGGCAGTACGATCATAGACCGCAATTCCAAACCATATTTAATCGCTGAGATTGGCCTTAACCATAACAACGATTTAACCATAGGAAAAAAAACAATCCAGGCAGCAAAGGCCTGTGGAGCCAATGCGGTTAAATTCCAAACATACAAAACAGAGGATTTTATCTCTCAAAGCCAAGCGGATGCCAAATTCCTTTTTGATATCTTTAAACAATATGAACTTTCAAAAGAGTTCCATCTTGAATTTCAAAAAATTGCTAAAAACGAAGGGCTTGATTTTTTTTCTACACCGCTTGATCTACATTCTGTAGATTTACTACTCGAATTAGGTGTTCCCATTTTCAAGATTGCTTCCGGAGATATTGTAAATTTACCTCTTCTAAACAAAGTGATACAAACAAAGTTACCTATGCTTGTTTCTACAGGAGCTGCATTGCCAGAAGAAGTTGAAAGAGCAATTCGTTATCTGGAAGAAAGTAAACAATCCTTTGCGATTTTACATTGTGTATCTTTATACCCAACTCCTATTCACAAGGCAAATCTCAATAGTATCCCTTATTATTTGGATAGAACAAATGTTGTGGTTGGCTTTTCTGATCATAGCAATGGGTCTTTAGCGGCCTCTATTGCTGTCGGCCTAGGGGCAAACATCATCGAAAAACATTTTACCCTAGATACTTCGCTCGAAGGTCCTGATCATACCATCTCAGCAGATCCAAACCAAATGTTAGAACTTCGGCAGAAGATAGATGAGGCATTTTCAGCCCGAGGAGAGTACGGAAAGAATGTACACCAAGAAGAAATTTCTGGCTGGTACTATGGCAGACGATCTTTGTATAAACAGGGAAAGGAAATCTTGGCAATGAGACCTGCGCTCCATGTTAGAGATAAAAAATACCTAGAGGCTTGGAGAGCTAACGAAGTAAATGACCCCTCGTCCTACGAAAAGGAGGGGCCACTCTTCTTTGAAACGAAAGTTGATTAAAGTTTTTTAATCAGACGCTCAATAAGTGCCTTTAAAAATTCAGGATTTGGAGTTCCGCTTTCAATTCGTTTGTCATTGATGAACAAGGATGGTGTTGCCTTAATATCTAGTTTTTCCGCCGAATCAATTTCTTTGTTTAAGAGATTTTGAGTCTCGGAGGAACTCATACAGCTTTTGAGCTGGGCAGTATTGATACCGTTTAGAGAGGCTAAGTTTAAAACACTCGATGCAGTGTGGGCAACACCCTTCTCTGTATTCTCGTAAAGACCGTGGTACATCGCCTCGAATTTACCTTGTTTGTTCGCACAAATTGCGGCAGCTGCTGCTATGCAAGATGTAGCGCCAGGCCTCGGCTCACCTACCAATCGGTTACATGAGCCATCCAGAGGAAAGTTTTTATAAATGACTCGCACCATTCCATCGTACTCTGCAAGTACCTTTTGTAATATATGTGAGGTGTGCATACAATGACCGCAGTTAAAGTCTGCAAACTTTACGATGACGATCGGTGCATCTGGCTTACCCATGGAAGCGGAGCCTGTCAGGTCGATGTTCAGGTTAGCACTCGCCTCGTACGCTTTTATCCGTTCTTCAATCGCGGATTTATCCATGTCCTTGCTTGTGGCAAGATGGTTGGACTTGGGAGAAGCAATCAATTTGCTAGCAGTGAACCCAACAGAAAAATTAAATAGAAAAACGACTGATAAAGTGCCTAAGCTACCAAGAATTAAGCTTCCCGCCTTTTTGAAATCCAAAGCCTCTGCCTGCAAGAGGAGATAACTCAGAACCAAGATCGCAGCTGTAATAAAATAAGTTATGAGGCAGAGTCGACAAATGGTCTCAAGGACAAAAACAGAAATGATAAGTAATCCTATATCAACTAAAAAGGCTAAAGCTCCCAGGGCAAAAATAATCCTTGCGGAGTTCTTGGCTTCTTCCTCAACTTTGCTCTTGAAATTTGTTCCAAATAAGTAAAGCACTGTGGCATAGAATCCAAAGCCAAATAAGGCAATCGGGACATTGCCAAGAAACGGGAATGGAATGTAGGAGTAGGAACTTTCAGCAACCTTTGCACATGAGTCTCCACCGCCTAATGTTGAACATGCTCCTTCGGCTATATTTTGAGTACCGAGACCAAAATACTCGATAGCCAAGAGGAATGAAACTAAAACTCCGATAAAGGAAATGATGATTCCCATTAAATTAATTTTCTTTTTAAGATCCATGTACCCTATCATCCTTTTTGATATTCTTTAAATTCTTTTAATGCTTGCTTCAAATTTAATTTTGATTCGTATATCGCCTTTCCTGCGATAGCACCATACAATGTACCATTTGTGAGGCGGTGAAGTTCTTTTAAATCCGCTAAAGAAGAAACCCCACCAGAAGCAATCAAATGGAAATCCGGATAAATCGTTAGAATGGTTTGGTAAATGGAAAAATTTGGGCCAATCAACATACCGTCCTTTGAAATATCTGTATAAATGATATGCCTCACGCCTATCTCGTGAAGTTGGCGCAAAAAATCCAAAGCGGATAAACCGGAGTCTGTTTCCCAACCTTTTGTACGAATAGTACCATTTTTGGCATCAACGCCAACAACGATACGATCCACTCCGTATTTTGCCAAACTTTGCTCTACAAATTTTGGATTTTCTACTGCAATTGTCCCTAAAATAAAACGATCAATACCCAAATCATCAAAGAACTGTATGGCTTCATCATTCCTAATACCACCACCTAGCTCGAGTTTCATTTTGCAATTTTCTCGAATTTTTTTGATGGATTTTTGGTTTTTGGACACACCACTCTTGGCTGCATTTAAATCGACTATATGTAAGATCTCGGCTCCATCGGATTCAAATTTCTTGGCAAGTTCTTCGGGATGAGAAGAGTAGACAGTTTTTTTTGAGTAATCTCCTTGAAGAAGTCTGACTGCCTCATCATCCAATAAATCTACGGCTGGTAAAATGAACATACTATAACTCTATAAAGTTGTTTAGAATTTGGAGTCCGAGCCTATCGGACTTTTCTGGGTGGAATTGAGTGCCCATAACAGAGCCTTTTTCAATGACAGAGGGAAAAGACTCCCCGTAGTAGCGACAAGTTGCCATGGTATCCAATCGATCTACTCCAGTGGGTCTGTAGGAATGGATAAAGTACATAAAGGTTTCATTCTGTACGCCTTTTAACAACTTCGAAGACTTTGCTTTGATTTCATAAAGTTTGTTCCAACCCATATGGGGGACTTTGATGTTGGGTTTTCCCTCGAACTTTCGGATTTTGCCTCTCACCAAACTTAGTCCCTGGATCACACTGCCTTTTTTTGCAGTTTCATCGGAGTCTTCAAAAAGGACTTGGTAGCCAATGCAGATGCCTAACAGATACTTTCCTTTTTCCACATGTTCTTTTAGAGGCTCAATAAAACCTTGGCTTTTGAGATTTTCCATTGCCTTATCAAAATGTCCATCGCCTGGAAGTATGATTTTATCGGCGGCTTTAATATCCTCGGGTTTTGCAGTGAAATGGAATTTGTTTGTCGAGAGGGAGATAGCCTTTAATAAGGAATGAATATTTCCCATTCCAAAGTCTAATACTGCAATCACTCTAACATGCCTTTGGTGGACGGGATAGAATCGGGATTTGCCGTATCTTTACTCATTGCCATTCTCAGAGCTTTTCCCAAAGCCTTAAAAATGGACTCATGAATATGGTGTCTATTCTCGCCATAATGAACGACTACGTGTAGGTTCATCTTTGCATGCATGGCAAACTTTTGGAGAAACTCTAGAGAAAGTTCTGCATCATAGATTCCGAACTTACCATCTAGATGAGGCCCCGTGTATTTAAAGTAAAACCTTCCACCTAAATCTACTGAGACTGTCGTTAGTACTTCGTCCATCGGGAGTGTAAAATGGCCGTAGCGAAAAATCCCTTTTTTGTCTCCGAGTTGTTTGTGAATCAATTGCCCCATTAAGATGCCGGTATCTTCAACTGAGTGGTGGCAATCGATGCCAATATCACCACGGAGGAAGAGGTTCATATCGATGAGTCCGTGCTTCGCAATGTGGGAGAGCATGTGCTCAAAAAAAGGGATCTCTGTGTCAAACTGATACTGGCCCGTTCCATAAAGTTTGAGATCGAGCCGAATGTCAGTCTCTTGTGTTTTACGGGATTCCATCATAAAATAGATGCTTTTGCAGAAAACCGCATTGTCAACTGCGAAAGGATGGAATCAGATTGGGAGAAAGGCTTATTTGCCGAATCTCTGTTGGAACATAGCGACTAGCTCCTGAACAGAATCCTCCACATATTTAAAGTATTTGGGCTTCATAGGTTCTAGGGGCATTAGATTGTGAATTTTCTTGTAGCGGTCATAGGACTCTCTGACATAATCCAAAAATTTTTTCCCGTCGATGCCGTATCGTTTGAGAACAGATTCGTTTTCCATAAAAATGGATTTCAATCGATTTCCATAATCTTCTTCATTTAGG from the Leptospira ryugenii genome contains:
- the feoB gene encoding ferrous iron transport protein B, with the protein product MMNQNIYLVGNPNCGKTTLFNQLTGLNQKTGNFSGVTIDAKIGTFTWKDQVIQITDLPGTYGLGSLAEDKRLTFDLLSKRNPSDRVVFVLDALNLERSLVLLLQLMDMGIPVFVVLTMKDVLEKKKLHIDLEILKKELGLDFFLINAKSSDNTHELKEKLANPNFFQTNKRLWKWSQPEENFIEQIKTEIQFPKSASDFILLSSIKSLLGDPIFSGRNYENQFPEAVTKHIKQRLVEEKHKFSYQEEIIAKSILAKQIVSKVFGKSKNDISGLERKLDEYLLHPIFGFLFFFGIMAFLFQALFSWAEYPMNFLDSGISTLQTLLKENWGTGLFVSLLSDGILSGVGAVVVFVPQIALLFLFIGILEESGYLARASLLMDRLMGKFGLSGKSFIPLLSSAACAVPAIMGTRTIENKSERITTILISPLVMCSARYPVYILIVGTVFSSTKALGFFSLQGLVLFGMFLLGLLTSLSVGLIFKKTVFRHTSSYFALELPRYMVPSAKSLFHQVYQKVLAFLKSAGQIILYISVVLWYLSVFPVQRDKDTWIQSSIEDSYIGNMGKTIEPALSHLGFDWKIGISMITSFAAREVMVSTLAVLYGTENDEENISLKEKLKDEKRPNGSPVWTPLTGISLLLYFAFASQCMSTLAVVRKETGGFFWPSIQFLYMMTLALVSSFSIYQLGRLMGFS
- a CDS encoding N-acetylneuraminate synthase family protein — its product is MNFPIGSTIIDRNSKPYLIAEIGLNHNNDLTIGKKTIQAAKACGANAVKFQTYKTEDFISQSQADAKFLFDIFKQYELSKEFHLEFQKIAKNEGLDFFSTPLDLHSVDLLLELGVPIFKIASGDIVNLPLLNKVIQTKLPMLVSTGAALPEEVERAIRYLEESKQSFAILHCVSLYPTPIHKANLNSIPYYLDRTNVVVGFSDHSNGSLAASIAVGLGANIIEKHFTLDTSLEGPDHTISADPNQMLELRQKIDEAFSARGEYGKNVHQEEISGWYYGRRSLYKQGKEILAMRPALHVRDKKYLEAWRANEVNDPSSYEKEGPLFFETKVD
- a CDS encoding vitamin K epoxide reductase/DsbA family protein, yielding MDLKKKINLMGIIISFIGVLVSFLLAIEYFGLGTQNIAEGACSTLGGGDSCAKVAESSYSYIPFPFLGNVPIALFGFGFYATVLYLFGTNFKSKVEEEAKNSARIIFALGALAFLVDIGLLIISVFVLETICRLCLITYFITAAILVLSYLLLQAEALDFKKAGSLILGSLGTLSVVFLFNFSVGFTASKLIASPKSNHLATSKDMDKSAIEERIKAYEASANLNIDLTGSASMGKPDAPIVIVKFADFNCGHCMHTSHILQKVLAEYDGMVRVIYKNFPLDGSCNRLVGEPRPGATSCIAAAAAICANKQGKFEAMYHGLYENTEKGVAHTASSVLNLASLNGINTAQLKSCMSSSETQNLLNKEIDSAEKLDIKATPSLFINDKRIESGTPNPEFLKALIERLIKKL
- the hisA gene encoding 1-(5-phosphoribosyl)-5-[(5-phosphoribosylamino)methylideneamino]imidazole-4-carboxamide isomerase: MFILPAVDLLDDEAVRLLQGDYSKKTVYSSHPEELAKKFESDGAEILHIVDLNAAKSGVSKNQKSIKKIRENCKMKLELGGGIRNDEAIQFFDDLGIDRFILGTIAVENPKFVEQSLAKYGVDRIVVGVDAKNGTIRTKGWETDSGLSALDFLRQLHEIGVRHIIYTDISKDGMLIGPNFSIYQTILTIYPDFHLIASGGVSSLADLKELHRLTNGTLYGAIAGKAIYESKLNLKQALKEFKEYQKG
- the hisH gene encoding imidazole glycerol phosphate synthase subunit HisH translates to MIAVLDFGMGNIHSLLKAISLSTNKFHFTAKPEDIKAADKIILPGDGHFDKAMENLKSQGFIEPLKEHVEKGKYLLGICIGYQVLFEDSDETAKKGSVIQGLSLVRGKIRKFEGKPNIKVPHMGWNKLYEIKAKSSKLLKGVQNETFMYFIHSYRPTGVDRLDTMATCRYYGESFPSVIEKGSVMGTQFHPEKSDRLGLQILNNFIEL
- the hisB gene encoding imidazoleglycerol-phosphate dehydratase HisB; amino-acid sequence: MMESRKTQETDIRLDLKLYGTGQYQFDTEIPFFEHMLSHIAKHGLIDMNLFLRGDIGIDCHHSVEDTGILMGQLIHKQLGDKKGIFRYGHFTLPMDEVLTTVSVDLGGRFYFKYTGPHLDGKFGIYDAELSLEFLQKFAMHAKMNLHVVVHYGENRHHIHESIFKALGKALRMAMSKDTANPDSIPSTKGMLE
- a CDS encoding LIC11177 family protein; amino-acid sequence: MSEKKPSAIEEVLKREKLTKDFEKEKNSQEKKSIAIAAQKIAEANKELDGKGSSTTSARYISSFDIALSQSRQDMRFYFLNEEDYGNRLKSIFMENESVLKRYGIDGKKFLDYVRESYDRYKKIHNLMPLEPMKPKYFKYVEDSVQELVAMFQQRFGK